In Seonamhaeicola sp. S2-3, the genomic window TCTTTAAAACAAATTCGCCTTTAGAAATAAAGTTTAAGCTCAATAATGTCTTTGATACAAAATATTATGACCATACCAGCTTTTACCGCTTAATAGATGTTCCTGAGGCTGGAAGAAATATTTCCATAGCATTAACACAAAACTTTTAACATCAATAAATAATTATTAAACAAAAACCATTAAAATTAATTTTTATGAAAACAAATCTGAAATTTTTAACCATTATCGCCTTTTTAGGAGTCTTTTTAAACTCTTGTAGCAGTGATGACGATGGAGGCTCTCTTAACGCTCCTGTAATTAGTGATTTTGAGTATGGAGAAGGAAGCTCTCACTCTACCGACCAAGTAGCTTATAAAGGTTCTGATATTCATATTGAAGCCGATATCAATGCAGAAGCTGTGGTAAGTAGTATTACACTTTCTATTCATGCCCACGATTTAACTCCAAGTGATGGTGAAGAAGATTGGGATTTTGAACAAGTGTTTACCGATGAAAAATATTTGGTAATTAACCCAACATTCCACGAACACATTGATGTGCCTACCGATATACCAGCCGGCGAATACCATATAGAATTATTGGTTACCGACGAATTGGGTAATAGCACTGAAGTGGATGGGCATATACAAATTCTAGACCCTA contains:
- a CDS encoding DUF4625 domain-containing protein; the encoded protein is MKTNLKFLTIIAFLGVFLNSCSSDDDGGSLNAPVISDFEYGEGSSHSTDQVAYKGSDIHIEADINAEAVVSSITLSIHAHDLTPSDGEEDWDFEQVFTDEKYLVINPTFHEHIDVPTDIPAGEYHIELLVTDELGNSTEVDGHIQILDPITLSDFSIDETAVRGDDFHTEFAIEAVNGIHNITVDVHAHGLTPAEGEEEWDEEFDFSEDYHEETSVEFHEHIEIPATAPVGEYHIIFTVEDENGNTAEYETHIDITA